In Primulina huaijiensis isolate GDHJ02 chromosome 16, ASM1229523v2, whole genome shotgun sequence, a single genomic region encodes these proteins:
- the LOC140961960 gene encoding uncharacterized protein, whose translation MANPRRTSYSNQLPISEPIPQFQSQTPQTATTLLTSLKFFLKKPHAFPFLLSIFLLLTWVSLRIQHHSASSLHQSSYAGNGVIVNEKNGGYFKDSGANIVKFSSFSSIVMKDKRGWLINPLSLASDAAVPGGALSCVSVHLGEIRPGAMRGNHRHHTCNETFVIWGAKTVFRLENNAVARGYSEVTIDANEVAVAASPTGTAHALVNIDTTQSTFFLGCQDDVINYNSSASDFNVWQDL comes from the exons ATGGCGAATCCCAGAAGGACATCTTATTCAAATCAACTCCCAATCTCTGAGCCAATCCCCCAATTCCAATCCCAGACCCCACAAACAGCTACGACCCTTTTGACCTCACTCAAATTCTTCCTGAAGAAACCCCATGCGTTCCCTTTTCTCCTCTCCATTTTCCTTCTCCTCACATGGGTTTCTCTCAGAATCCAGCACCATTCCGCCAGTTCTTTACACCAATCTTCGTATGCGGGAAATGGGGTGATTGTGAATGAGAAAAATGGAGGTTATTTTAAGGATTCTGGTGCCAATATTGTGAAgttctcttctttttcttctattGTTATGAAGGATAAGCGTGGATGGTTGATTAACCCTCTTTCGCTTGCATCAGACGCTGCTGTTCCAG GGGGAGCGCTTTCTTGTGTTTCGGTTCATTTAGGTGAGATCCGACCTGGAGCTATGAGGGGAAACCATAGGCACCATACTTGTAATGAGACATTTGTAATATGGGGAGCTAAGACGGTGTTCAGG CTGGAAAACAATGCAGTCGCAAGAGGATACTCGGAGGTGACCATTGATGCAAATGAAGTTGCTGTTGCCGCGAGTCCTACTGGCACTGCACATGCTTTGGTGAACATAGACACTACACAATCcacattcttcttgggatgCCAGGATgatgttataaattataatagcTCTGCTTCTGATTTCAATGTTTGGCAAGATCTATAG
- the LOC140961308 gene encoding calmodulin-7-like, with product MADQLSDDQISEFKEAFSLFDKDGDGCITTKELGTVMRSLGQNPTEAELQDMINEVDADGNGTIDFPEFLNLMARKMKDTDSEEELKEAFRVFDKDQNGFISAAELRHVMTNLGEKLTDEEVDEMIREADVDGDGQINYEEFVKVMMAK from the exons ATGGCGGATCAGTTGTCGGATGACCAGATCTCTGAGTTCAAGGAGGCCTTCAGCCTTTTTGACAAGGATGGAGATG GTTGCATTACAACCAAGGAGCTCGGTACCGTGATGAGATCTTTGGGACAGAATCCAACCGAAGCTGAGCTCCAGGATATGATCAACGAGGTGGATGCTGATGGTAATGGGACTATTGACTTTCCTGAGTTCTTGAATCTCATGGCGAGGAAGATGAAGGACACAGATTCCGAGGAGGAATTGAAAGAGGCTTTCCGTGTCTTTGACAAAGATCAAAATGGTTTCATCTCTGCTGCTGAGCTTCGCCACGTAATGACAAATCTTGGCGAGAAGCTGACTGACGAAGAAGTGGATGAGATGATTCGGGAGGCGGATGTTGATGGGGACGGACAGATTAACTACGAAGAGTTTGTCAAGGTTATGATGGCCAAGTAA
- the LOC140961113 gene encoding adenylylsulfatase HINT1-like, which translates to MSQQENPSTLRLQILTCHLAASSRNMASEKEAALAADPSDSRTIFDKIINKEIPAKIVFEDDKAEEKHCEILGRLLYTAKLVAKQEGLDDGFRLVINDGPNGCQSVYHLHIHLIGGRQMNWPPG; encoded by the exons ATGAGCCAGCAGGAAAACCCAAGCACCCTCCGACTGCAAATCCTCACTTGTCATTTGGCAGCATCTTCACGAAACATGGCTTCCGAGAAAGAGGCTGCTCTTGCGGCTGACCCCTCCGATTCTCGTACCAT ATTTGACAAGATTATTAACAAAGAAATACCAGCGAAGATCgtatttgaggatgacaag GCTGAGGAGAAGCATTGTGAGATTCTTGGCCGACTTCTATACACTGCAAAGCTTGTTGCTAAACAAGAAGGGCTTGATGATGGATTCAGGCTTGTGATCAACGATGGCCCGAACGGAT GTCAATCTGTTTATCACCTTCACATCCACCTAATTGGGGGGCGTCAAATGAACTGGCCACCCGGCTAA
- the LOC140961703 gene encoding metacaspase-9, translating into MVEKAQKMALLVGCNYPNTPYELRGCHNDVLAMHEVLVDRFGFDPVRVALLIDKPGGSIMPTGANIKKALEKMIGQAKPGDVLFFHFSGHGTLIKPHFSSKKEEAIVPSDFNLVTSADFRELVNHVPERATFTFLSDSCHSGGLIDKETEQIGPSSIHKEDKFGSLDVSGNSHKPKTIPVQSIIEHLTSLTNISTSDIATHLMELFGPDASLPFRTPPHEHDFMAKPLKPDEGILLSGCQANETSADVEITENGRMGYGAFSHAIQMVLKENLSPLSNRQIVLLARNTLRMQHFYKQHPCLYCNDENADAIFLSQADHQP; encoded by the exons ATGGTGGAAAAGGCTCAGAAAATGGCTCTTCTTGTGGGGTGTAACTATCCTAACACCCCATATGAGTTGCGTGGATGCCACAATGATGTTTTGGCCATGCACGAGGTACTCGTCGACCGTTTCGGGTTCGACCCAGTTAGGGTTGCTCTTTTAATCGATAAGCCTGGTGGCTCGATCATGCCCACAGGTGCCAACATCAAGAAAGCACTTGAAAAAATGATTGGCCAAGCTAAACCAGGCGATGTCTTGTTCTTCCACTTTTCCGGTCATGGAACACTAATCAAACCACACTTTTCATCCAAGAAAGAAGAAGCGATCGTCCCCAGTGATTTTAATCTTGTTACCA GTGCAGACTTCCGGGAGCTGGTCAACCATGTACCAGAACGAGCAACGTTCACCTTCCTCTCAGACTCCTGCCACAGTGGGGGACTCATTGACAAAGAAACCGAACAAATCGGCCCCTCTAGCATCCACAAGGAGGACAAATTTGGCTCATTGGACGTTTCTGGCAACTCCCACAAGCCAAAAACGATACCGGTCCAATCAATAATCGAACACCTAACATCTCTAACAAACATAAGCACCTCAGACATCGCCACACACTTGATGGAATTGTTTGGACCCGATGCAAGTCTCCCATTTCGTACGCCTCCTCACGAGCACGATTTCATGGCTAAGCCATTGAAGCCAGACGAAGGGATTTTGCTTAGCGGTTGTCAAGCGAATGAGACGTCCGCAGATGTGGAGATCACTGAAAATGGAAGAATGGGTTATGGGGCTTTTAGCCATGCTATACAAATGGTGCTGAAGGAGAATTTGAGCCCTTTAAGCAACAGGCAAATTGTATTGCTGGCAAGAAATACTCTGAGGATGCAGCATTTTTATAAGCAACATCCTTGCTTGTATTGCAATGATGAAAATGCAGATGCAATATTCTTGTCACAAGCTGATCATCAGCCATAG